A part of Variovorax sp. HW608 genomic DNA contains:
- a CDS encoding AraC family transcriptional regulator, with amino-acid sequence MNATGIHAQRHIRAAALAHYFEVADAAGLNPQPLLRRAGLSRRMLVDPEQRIPLAAALQLLEESAEASGLADFGLRMAQARRLSDLGALSLLLTHLPSLRAVLQTLIHSRQLVGGTLALAMVETGKSTAIREELVGPAAARSRQATELALGVLFRLCADLPGQRWNPQSVNFRHAAPADIHRHRQLFDCRLKFGSEFNGIVCATADLDRPNALADPVLAAYARRLVDVPGDAGEDSLAQTVRKVLYVQLPLGRTSIEQVAQGLGLHVRTLQRQLSADRVAFSELVNEVRRDLALRYMAQPEHSLTRVAELLGYGQLSSFTRWFISQFQETPSEWRRRI; translated from the coding sequence ATGAATGCGACCGGCATCCATGCCCAGCGGCACATTCGCGCTGCGGCGCTGGCCCACTATTTCGAAGTCGCCGATGCCGCGGGACTCAACCCGCAGCCGCTGCTGCGTCGGGCCGGGCTGTCTCGCCGGATGCTGGTCGACCCGGAGCAGCGCATCCCTTTGGCCGCTGCGCTGCAGTTGCTGGAGGAGTCGGCAGAGGCCAGTGGACTTGCCGACTTCGGCTTGCGGATGGCGCAGGCCAGGCGGCTTTCCGATCTGGGAGCGCTCAGCCTCTTGCTGACCCACTTGCCCAGCTTGCGTGCCGTGCTTCAGACACTGATCCACAGCCGGCAACTGGTGGGCGGCACGCTTGCGCTGGCCATGGTCGAAACCGGCAAGTCCACGGCAATCCGCGAGGAGTTGGTCGGACCCGCAGCGGCGCGTTCGCGCCAGGCAACCGAACTCGCGCTCGGTGTCCTGTTCCGCCTCTGCGCCGACTTGCCCGGCCAGCGCTGGAACCCTCAGAGCGTCAACTTCCGCCATGCCGCTCCGGCCGACATCCATCGGCACCGGCAACTCTTCGACTGCAGATTGAAATTTGGCAGCGAGTTCAACGGCATCGTCTGCGCGACGGCCGACCTCGACCGCCCGAACGCGCTGGCCGACCCCGTCCTTGCCGCCTACGCGCGGCGCCTCGTCGACGTACCCGGCGACGCGGGGGAGGACAGCCTCGCACAAACCGTACGGAAGGTCCTGTACGTGCAACTTCCGCTGGGACGGACGTCGATCGAGCAGGTCGCACAGGGCTTGGGGCTGCACGTTCGGACCTTGCAGCGCCAGTTGTCTGCGGACCGAGTTGCTTTTTCAGAGCTGGTCAACGAGGTCCGGCGCGACCTGGCGTTGCGCTATATGGCCCAGCCCGAGCACAGCCTGACGCGCGTGGCCGAACTGCTCGGCTATGGCCAACTCAGCTCGTTCACCCGCTGGTTCATCAGCCAGTTCCAGGAGACTCCCTCCGAGTGGAGACGCCGGATCTAG
- a CDS encoding TetR/AcrR family transcriptional regulator, with protein MSTSSTRGSASPRRNRATVADPRVAPRAPRAARLRKQELILLEAERQFARFGFEGVSLDSIAAELGISRQNMLYYFSSKDELYVAVLDAVLESWLASMDVMARKNDPETAISSYISAKLCFSRDRPSGSAVFTREIMAGAPRYADKLAQRVIPKLRADVRAFERWARQGLIEKVDFTHLMFVIWSATQAYADLAPQFALFVGKQRLDDGDFAAAHALITNLVTRSLRKMA; from the coding sequence ATGAGCACTTCCTCCACACGTGGGTCTGCCTCCCCTCGTCGCAATCGAGCCACCGTTGCCGACCCGCGCGTCGCGCCGCGCGCGCCGCGGGCTGCGCGCCTGCGCAAGCAGGAGCTGATCCTGCTGGAAGCCGAGCGTCAGTTCGCTCGCTTCGGCTTCGAGGGTGTGTCGCTGGATAGCATCGCTGCCGAGCTCGGCATCAGTCGTCAGAACATGCTGTACTACTTCTCAAGCAAGGACGAGCTGTACGTCGCCGTGCTTGACGCCGTGCTGGAGTCCTGGCTCGCCAGCATGGACGTGATGGCCAGGAAGAACGATCCCGAGACCGCGATCAGCAGCTACATCAGCGCCAAGCTGTGCTTCTCGCGGGACCGTCCCAGTGGCTCGGCCGTCTTTACCCGCGAGATCATGGCCGGTGCGCCGCGTTATGCCGACAAGTTGGCCCAACGTGTGATTCCCAAACTTCGCGCCGACGTGCGAGCGTTTGAACGATGGGCACGGCAAGGGCTCATCGAGAAGGTCGATTTCACCCACCTGATGTTCGTCATCTGGTCGGCCACCCAGGCCTACGCGGACCTGGCACCCCAGTTCGCGCTGTTTGTCGGCAAGCAGCGCCTGGACGATGGCGACTTTGCGGCAGCCCATGCGTTGATCACCAACTTGGTGACGCGAAGTTTGAGGAAGATGGCCTGA